One genomic region from Ralstonia pseudosolanacearum encodes:
- a CDS encoding nucleotidyltransferase family protein: MRRPPVVGVLLAAGRGSRFDPDGTVNKLLAALPDGTQVAVQAARHLRAVLDDVVAVVPAAGTHGAEIERLAALLAEAGCEVLRCTRAARGMGASLAAGVAARPHAGGWIIALADMPWLAPHTIARVAQALDAHHCVAPFHQGQRGHPIGFGADYFAGLAALDGDEGARALIDPARLIRLDVEDAGTLRDVDTPADVCGAG; encoded by the coding sequence ATGCGGCGGCCGCCAGTCGTCGGCGTGCTGCTGGCCGCGGGTCGCGGCAGCCGCTTCGATCCGGACGGCACGGTCAACAAGCTGCTGGCCGCGTTGCCCGACGGCACGCAGGTCGCCGTCCAGGCCGCGCGGCATCTGCGCGCGGTGCTGGACGATGTGGTGGCCGTGGTGCCGGCCGCCGGCACGCACGGTGCCGAGATCGAGCGCCTGGCCGCGCTGCTCGCCGAAGCCGGTTGCGAGGTCCTGCGCTGCACGCGCGCGGCGCGCGGCATGGGGGCCAGCCTGGCCGCCGGCGTTGCGGCGCGCCCCCACGCCGGCGGCTGGATCATCGCCCTGGCCGACATGCCATGGCTGGCCCCCCACACCATCGCCCGGGTGGCCCAGGCGCTGGACGCGCACCACTGCGTCGCACCGTTCCACCAGGGCCAGCGCGGGCATCCGATCGGCTTCGGCGCGGACTATTTCGCAGGCCTTGCCGCGCTCGACGGCGATGAGGGCGCGCGCGCGCTCATCGACCCGGCCCGGCTGATCCGACTCGACGTCGAGGATGCCGGCACGCTGCGCGATGTCGATACCCCCGCTGACGTCTGCGGCGCTGGATGA
- a CDS encoding lactonase family protein — protein MSCSYFEQETTSIASTAVFKCKSLQLPIQYAAAHPERPLLYAGCSNGGPGGQVGDTHCVTLIRADTSGSLEVVQDAIPLPHRPIHVAVEPAGRYLVITFAQPARIQLYALDHRGGIGRLLDTVSPPGVGVFPHSTHFSTQGSSVIVCARGNDEREGCVEDPGTLDTFIVENGRLKPVAQTRYGPGLGPRDVAEHPTHPWLYVALERGNAVALHGMDKGIPSAHAAHIWTTLRTAPARRQRVGTVRVHPSGRWLFVVNRADAIQCVGGIRTLECGVNEIVVYEIEATGGSLVEAQRLDAGGIEPRTLSVSDNGRYLVVGNQIAAHRTQAAALTYSPASLLVLEIQPDGMLEPCWSMQFPDQALIGSGIIEMHGPSETVL, from the coding sequence ATCAGTTGCAGTTATTTCGAGCAGGAAACGACGTCGATTGCAAGCACGGCCGTTTTCAAATGCAAGTCGCTACAGCTACCCATCCAATATGCAGCCGCTCACCCCGAACGACCGCTGTTGTATGCAGGGTGCAGCAATGGCGGGCCAGGCGGGCAGGTTGGCGACACGCATTGCGTTACGCTAATCCGCGCTGACACATCGGGCAGTTTGGAGGTGGTGCAAGACGCAATACCGCTGCCTCATCGCCCCATTCATGTGGCTGTGGAGCCGGCCGGACGCTACCTGGTCATTACGTTCGCGCAGCCAGCAAGGATCCAACTCTATGCGTTGGATCACCGCGGCGGCATCGGCCGGCTCCTTGATACGGTCTCGCCGCCGGGTGTCGGCGTGTTTCCTCATTCCACGCATTTCTCGACACAAGGCAGTTCGGTCATCGTCTGTGCACGAGGCAATGACGAGCGCGAAGGTTGCGTCGAAGACCCCGGCACATTGGATACGTTCATCGTGGAAAACGGCCGGCTCAAGCCGGTCGCCCAGACGCGCTACGGCCCAGGCCTTGGCCCCAGAGATGTCGCCGAACACCCAACACATCCCTGGCTCTACGTAGCGCTGGAGCGGGGAAACGCCGTGGCGCTTCATGGGATGGACAAGGGGATCCCCTCCGCGCACGCTGCGCATATCTGGACAACACTCCGTACGGCTCCGGCGCGGCGCCAACGCGTCGGCACAGTGCGCGTGCATCCATCTGGACGCTGGCTCTTCGTCGTGAATCGCGCCGATGCCATTCAGTGTGTTGGCGGCATTCGAACGCTCGAATGCGGGGTGAATGAGATTGTCGTCTACGAAATTGAGGCGACCGGCGGAAGCCTGGTCGAAGCCCAGCGGCTTGATGCCGGTGGCATCGAGCCACGCACACTCTCGGTGAGCGACAACGGCAGATACCTTGTCGTCGGCAACCAGATTGCCGCGCACAGAACCCAGGCGGCCGCCCTCACCTACTCGCCGGCGTCGCTTCTGGTACTAGAAATCCAACCGGATGGCATGCTGGAGCCATGCTGGAGCATGCAGTTTCCGGATCAAGCGTTGATCGGGTCCGGCATCATCGAAATGCACGGGCCGTCAGAGACAGTCTTATGA
- a CDS encoding xanthine dehydrogenase family protein molybdopterin-binding subunit, with product MRIRTLEALAGGGAHDPAAPAGADAGVATLDRRSFLKLTALAGGGFALGVAPMLAGAQDAAAKPPSPPQAFLIIAPDNTVTVAVNRLEFGQGVHTALPMALAEELDVDWRNVRATLAPAGDAYKDPLFGIQLTGGSTALNHSFAQYRELGARARAMLIAAAAERWKVDPSACRTANGVVTAGGHRATYGELGQAAMALPVPRQVSLKNPSQFRIVGKPTPRLDARAKLDASLKFGIDTRLPDMKVAVVARPPRFGGKVAKYDAAAAKAVKGVVDVVPIQTDRGGTGVAVIADGYWPAKQGRDALQATWEDAGSRVSSAALMNEYKTLADQPGTVAKAADVGAIQSAAKRIRADYEFPYLAHAPMEPLNCTIDLQSVGGKVSGAKVWVGSQFQTVDQGALAKALGIAPEKVELNTMMAGGGFGRRAVPTSDYLVEAANVAKAYAAAGHSGPVKVIWSREDDIRGGYYRPMHLHRVDIGLDGGGKVLGWNHVIVGQSITKSTPFEPYMFKNGVDATMTEGVIENDYGFPMQVSVHHPDVAVPVLWWRSVGHTHTAFVMETLVDEVAHAAGQDPVVYRLARFTDKEHARHRQALQLAVDKSGYGKRKLPKGQAWGVAVHASFESVVAYVVEVSVDQGKPRVHRVTAGVHANRVINPMGAQAQIQGGCVFGLAMIAPGFAIEIENGAARNSNFPDFPPVRMPDAPPVDVFFVPSDDNPTGLGEPGVPPIAPAVANAVFALTGKRLRKLPFDTV from the coding sequence ATGCGAATCCGCACTCTCGAAGCGCTGGCGGGTGGCGGCGCTCACGATCCGGCCGCGCCGGCTGGCGCCGATGCCGGCGTCGCGACGCTCGACCGTCGCAGCTTTCTGAAACTCACCGCGCTGGCCGGCGGCGGCTTCGCGCTCGGCGTGGCGCCGATGCTGGCGGGCGCGCAGGATGCGGCGGCCAAGCCGCCGTCGCCGCCGCAGGCCTTCCTGATCATCGCGCCGGACAATACGGTGACGGTGGCCGTCAACCGGCTCGAGTTCGGCCAGGGCGTGCACACGGCCCTGCCGATGGCGTTGGCCGAAGAGCTCGACGTCGATTGGCGCAACGTCCGCGCGACGCTCGCGCCGGCCGGCGACGCGTACAAAGACCCGCTCTTCGGCATCCAGCTCACCGGCGGCTCGACCGCGCTCAACCATTCGTTCGCGCAATACCGCGAGCTTGGGGCGCGCGCCCGCGCGATGCTGATCGCGGCGGCGGCCGAGCGCTGGAAGGTGGACCCGTCCGCGTGCCGCACGGCCAACGGCGTGGTCACCGCCGGCGGCCACCGCGCGACCTACGGCGAGCTCGGGCAGGCCGCGATGGCGCTGCCGGTGCCCCGGCAGGTCTCGCTCAAGAACCCGTCGCAGTTCCGCATCGTCGGCAAGCCGACGCCGCGGCTGGATGCGCGTGCCAAGCTCGACGCATCGCTCAAGTTCGGCATCGATACGCGCCTGCCCGACATGAAGGTGGCGGTGGTGGCGCGTCCGCCGCGCTTCGGCGGCAAGGTGGCCAAGTACGACGCCGCCGCGGCCAAGGCCGTCAAGGGCGTGGTCGACGTCGTGCCGATCCAGACCGATCGCGGCGGCACGGGCGTGGCGGTCATCGCCGACGGCTATTGGCCCGCCAAGCAGGGCCGCGATGCGCTGCAGGCGACGTGGGAGGACGCGGGTTCGCGCGTGTCCTCCGCCGCGCTGATGAACGAATACAAGACGCTCGCCGACCAGCCCGGCACCGTGGCCAAGGCCGCCGATGTCGGCGCCATCCAGTCGGCCGCCAAGCGCATCCGGGCGGACTACGAGTTCCCCTATCTCGCGCACGCGCCGATGGAGCCGCTCAACTGCACGATCGATCTGCAGAGCGTGGGCGGCAAGGTCAGCGGGGCCAAGGTGTGGGTCGGCTCGCAGTTCCAGACGGTCGATCAGGGCGCGCTTGCCAAGGCGCTCGGGATCGCACCCGAGAAGGTCGAGCTGAACACGATGATGGCGGGCGGCGGCTTCGGCCGGCGCGCGGTCCCGACGTCGGACTACCTGGTGGAGGCGGCCAATGTCGCCAAGGCTTATGCGGCGGCCGGCCACAGCGGTCCGGTCAAGGTGATCTGGAGCCGCGAGGACGACATCCGCGGCGGCTACTACCGCCCGATGCATCTGCACCGCGTCGATATCGGCCTGGATGGCGGCGGCAAGGTGCTGGGCTGGAATCATGTGATCGTCGGGCAATCGATCACGAAGAGCACGCCGTTCGAGCCCTACATGTTCAAGAACGGCGTGGACGCCACCATGACCGAGGGCGTGATCGAGAACGACTACGGCTTCCCGATGCAGGTGTCGGTGCATCACCCCGACGTGGCGGTGCCGGTGCTGTGGTGGCGCTCGGTCGGCCATACCCACACGGCGTTCGTGATGGAGACGCTGGTCGACGAGGTCGCGCACGCCGCCGGGCAAGACCCGGTGGTCTATCGCCTGGCGCGCTTCACCGACAAGGAACACGCGCGTCATCGCCAGGCGCTGCAACTCGCCGTCGACAAGTCCGGCTACGGCAAGCGCAAGCTGCCGAAGGGGCAGGCGTGGGGCGTGGCGGTGCATGCATCGTTCGAGTCGGTGGTGGCTTATGTGGTGGAAGTGTCGGTCGACCAGGGCAAGCCGCGCGTGCACCGCGTCACGGCGGGCGTGCATGCCAACCGCGTGATCAATCCGATGGGCGCGCAGGCGCAGATCCAGGGCGGCTGCGTGTTCGGCCTGGCGATGATCGCGCCGGGCTTTGCCATCGAGATCGAGAACGGCGCCGCCAGGAACAGCAACTTCCCCGATTTCCCGCCCGTGCGCATGCCGGATGCGCCCCCGGTGGACGTGTTCTTCGTGCCCTCCGACGACAACCCGACCGGCCTCGGCGAGCCCGGCGTGCCGCCGATCGCGCCGGCCGTCGCCAACGCCGTGTTCGCGCTGACCGGCAAGCGGCTGCGCAAGCTGCCGTTCGATACGGTGTAG
- a CDS encoding (2Fe-2S)-binding protein has translation MVTLNINGKPVEIDADPSTPLLWALRDNLGLTGTKFGCGVASCGACTVHLNGQPTRSCVLPISAVVGAQITTSEHIADDKVGRAVLAAWIKHDVAQCGYCQSGQMMSAVGLLRSKKTPTDADIDSAMAGNLCRCATYQRIRAAIHDAAKALA, from the coding sequence ATGGTGACGTTGAATATCAACGGCAAGCCGGTGGAGATCGACGCCGACCCGTCGACCCCGCTGCTCTGGGCATTGCGCGACAACCTTGGCCTGACCGGTACCAAGTTCGGATGCGGCGTTGCATCATGCGGGGCCTGCACCGTCCATCTGAACGGGCAGCCCACGCGCAGCTGCGTGCTGCCGATCTCCGCCGTGGTCGGCGCGCAGATCACCACCTCCGAGCACATCGCCGACGACAAGGTCGGCCGGGCCGTGCTGGCGGCCTGGATCAAGCACGACGTGGCGCAGTGCGGCTACTGCCAGAGCGGCCAGATGATGAGCGCGGTCGGTTTGCTGCGCAGCAAGAAGACGCCGACGGACGCCGATATCGACAGCGCCATGGCCGGCAACCTGTGCCGCTGCGCCACGTACCAGCGCATCCGCGCCGCCATCCACGACGCGGCCAAAGCGCTGGCGTAA
- a CDS encoding organic hydroperoxide resistance protein: protein MALNILYTAHAIATGGRNGHTQTADGQVSHDLSIPKSMGGPGKPGTTTPEDLFAAGYAACFGSACDFVAKSVLKLNPGSIEILCDVGIGTRAEGGFGLKVGLTARIGGLSSADAQALVAKAHEVCPYSNATRNNVEVTLKTEVA from the coding sequence ATGGCCCTGAACATCCTGTACACCGCGCATGCCATCGCCACCGGCGGCCGCAACGGCCACACGCAGACCGCCGACGGCCAGGTCTCGCATGACCTGTCGATCCCCAAATCGATGGGCGGCCCCGGCAAGCCCGGCACGACCACACCGGAAGACCTGTTCGCCGCCGGCTATGCCGCCTGCTTCGGCTCGGCCTGCGATTTCGTCGCCAAGAGCGTGCTCAAGCTGAATCCGGGCAGCATCGAGATCCTGTGCGACGTGGGCATCGGCACCCGTGCGGAAGGCGGCTTCGGGCTCAAGGTGGGGCTGACCGCGCGCATCGGTGGCCTGTCCAGTGCCGACGCGCAAGCGCTGGTGGCCAAGGCGCACGAAGTCTGTCCGTACTCCAACGCCACGCGCAACAACGTCGAGGTGACGCTGAAGACCGAGGTCGCCTGA
- a CDS encoding GntR family transcriptional regulator — protein sequence MNTKANEPLAPLIASRLVQVLKDRKIEVGSHLPERIFCEALEVSRTPVRRAFELLAKQGILTNEPGRGYFLLQAPAELVGNEAEPSSNVDELYLQLAEDLLVGTVGSEFSERALLMRYGAGRGLLKQVLARMFREGLLERKTGRGWRVTPFLSNADAHNASYRFRMAIEPAAILEPTFRLDKPALAKARAKQEAMLAGEIFTLTRAELFEIGSQFHEMIIRCSRNPNFIDALVRQNQQRRLIEYKANTDRQRLIQQCEEHLKLLDLLEHGQREEAAAFLRQHLNVARKIKTHVEDEDPSLLLPELEIETHF from the coding sequence ATGAACACCAAAGCTAACGAGCCCCTCGCCCCTCTGATCGCGAGCCGCCTCGTCCAAGTGCTGAAGGACCGAAAGATTGAAGTCGGCTCGCATCTGCCGGAGCGCATCTTTTGCGAAGCGCTCGAGGTGTCCCGCACGCCGGTTCGCCGTGCATTCGAGCTGCTGGCCAAGCAAGGCATTCTGACCAATGAGCCCGGCCGCGGTTACTTTCTCCTGCAGGCCCCCGCCGAGCTTGTGGGCAACGAGGCGGAACCGTCGTCGAACGTCGACGAGTTGTATCTGCAACTGGCCGAAGATCTCCTGGTCGGCACGGTGGGCTCGGAGTTCAGCGAGCGCGCGCTGCTGATGCGCTATGGGGCGGGCCGTGGCTTGCTCAAGCAGGTGCTGGCGCGCATGTTCCGGGAAGGTTTGCTGGAGCGGAAAACCGGCCGGGGTTGGCGCGTCACGCCCTTTCTCTCGAACGCAGACGCCCACAATGCCAGCTACCGTTTCCGGATGGCGATCGAGCCGGCGGCGATCCTGGAGCCGACGTTCCGCCTCGACAAGCCGGCGTTGGCCAAGGCGCGCGCCAAGCAAGAAGCCATGCTCGCGGGCGAGATCTTTACCCTGACCCGCGCGGAACTGTTTGAGATCGGATCGCAGTTCCACGAAATGATCATTCGCTGCTCGCGCAATCCCAACTTTATCGACGCATTGGTCCGACAGAACCAGCAACGCCGCCTGATTGAGTACAAGGCCAACACGGACCGCCAGCGCCTCATCCAACAGTGCGAAGAACACCTGAAGCTTCTCGATCTGCTCGAGCACGGGCAACGGGAAGAAGCGGCCGCCTTCCTGCGTCAACATCTGAACGTCGCTCGCAAGATCAAGACCCACGTCGAAGACGAAGACCCGTCACTGCTGCTACCCGAGCTGGAAATCGAAACCCATTTCTAG
- a CDS encoding porin — MQKMFAFGAGAMCLLAGAAHAETSSVQLYGVIDTTIRYSTNNTGDKNLVELTDGYFNGSRWGLRGNEDLGGGLGAIFNLESGFDPSTGAAAEATSATNYGQQSSNGQGRLFGRQAWVGLNDSTLGRFTFGRQFTTAYDASGRFQPNGHPNLDPVTIVNGYTGPRQDNMAKYFGQWGAFSVGAHYTFGEVAGQTKRNSSYGLSFGYTQGPTDVGAFWQQANALTTPEARKVWGLGGGYQLGIVKMTFGYVNNRFGVSAQRNDVFTGGFAVQATSALTLSVASHYDHQKNPGGSRFMVTGIVDYTLSKRTDVYAEVDFNRISGGYTVPAFMGVTGSKVGAGIGLRHKF; from the coding sequence ATGCAGAAGATGTTTGCATTTGGAGCCGGCGCCATGTGTCTGTTGGCCGGCGCCGCGCACGCGGAGACGTCATCCGTGCAGCTGTACGGCGTCATCGATACGACGATTCGGTATTCCACCAACAACACTGGTGACAAGAACCTGGTCGAATTGACTGACGGCTACTTCAATGGCTCGCGCTGGGGGCTGCGCGGGAATGAGGATCTGGGCGGCGGGCTGGGGGCAATCTTCAACCTGGAAAGCGGCTTCGATCCGAGCACTGGCGCCGCAGCCGAGGCGACGAGTGCCACCAACTACGGTCAACAGAGCTCGAACGGTCAAGGTCGCCTGTTTGGTCGGCAAGCCTGGGTCGGGTTGAACGACAGCACCCTCGGTCGCTTCACGTTCGGCCGCCAGTTCACAACGGCATACGATGCTTCTGGCCGCTTTCAACCCAACGGGCATCCGAACCTTGACCCGGTCACCATCGTGAATGGCTACACGGGGCCGCGGCAAGACAACATGGCCAAGTATTTCGGCCAGTGGGGTGCATTTTCTGTCGGCGCGCACTATACCTTCGGCGAAGTGGCTGGCCAAACCAAACGCAATTCGAGCTACGGGTTGTCGTTTGGCTACACGCAAGGCCCCACTGATGTGGGCGCCTTCTGGCAGCAAGCCAATGCGCTCACGACGCCCGAAGCCCGCAAGGTTTGGGGGCTCGGCGGCGGTTATCAACTTGGCATCGTCAAGATGACCTTCGGCTATGTCAACAACCGATTTGGTGTCAGCGCGCAGCGTAACGACGTATTCACGGGCGGGTTCGCTGTCCAGGCGACATCGGCGCTGACGTTGTCTGTCGCCTCGCACTACGACCACCAGAAGAACCCGGGTGGCAGCCGTTTCATGGTGACGGGCATTGTTGACTACACCTTGTCCAAGCGAACCGATGTCTACGCCGAAGTCGATTTCAACCGTATCAGCGGTGGATATACCGTGCCGGCCTTCATGGGCGTGACTGGCAGCAAGGTGGGTGCCGGCATCGGCTTGCGTCACAAGTTCTGA